The sequence tcaaaagattaaatctttatatTTGTTGGTTCAGAAATTTTGGTAGCAGCGAAATTTTGTAACTACTTTTCATGTATTTGGAAGGTGAGGTATTCTTCaaatattatactattttttttattagtcatATCTACatttaatttattacaagttatatttttataatttctctttGCTATCGTTATTCAAGATTTCTTTGTTTCTTGATgatgtaaagaaaaattaaagaataaatatttgtattattcttCGTCTTTCTAGATTTTCCTATTGATAATGTatacattttctttttctttttttctaatttgtGTTGTAGGAATATGCAGTTTCTTAGCAGTTTATATTTAGGtattttcaattatattttctataaattttgtattgtAAGGCTATCACTTTATGATTTTCTCAAagattaataattaaagaatcctaaaatatatgatagaagaaaaataaatttctctttttttagtcTTACAAGATTTTGTTGTTTCTTGATGAcatgaataaaaattgaagaataaatatGTGTATTATTCTTTATCTTTCTCCATTTACTATTGATAATATatgtcttttctttttctttttttctatttgtgcTACCAGAATAGTTTATACATGAAGTAAAATTGGTGGTTTTCCTTTTGTTGAAGGTTAGATGTGGATTGTGTACACTTTTGTACACTAACCCTTTTCAAATCTACTATGTAGAAATGTAGatggtatgttgttattgtggtAGAACATTAATATAATCCTTGATGTATGTGACTAACTATTTATTTAAgtgtaaaattattaaaaaaaaaaaaaaaaaagagagagagagattactTCTTGAAGGATAATAGAATGAGAAAAGATATGGTGATGagctatcattttttttaaagtataattttatcttaaagttttaCGTTATTCTATAAAAAAATTGTGTACTTAATATTATAACATactcacaattattttttttaataaaaaattattgttaatTAATGTGaaatacacgtgcaaagcacatACACTTAAATAGTCTCATAAAAAGTGTAGAATGGCAATTCCAACCCCACCAAGCATCCATCCAACCCTTACGCATGCGTCTACAAATTGATTAATGTAGTGCCATTATTAAACATTATATTCATGCTAGAACTTGATAAATGTAGGGTCATTATCAAACATTATATTCATGCTAGAACTTGATCTCAACAGCGAATCACATATGCATGTCAATTTCATATTCATTTTGCTCGTCTCTGGCTCTTAATTATCCAAGCAAAGAACATTATTCACACGTAGTCCTAGATTTTGCTTGTCTTGTTATATTTGGACTCACTTTTCAAAATTCACCTTAGCTAACAGGATAAGTTTGCCAAAATTCAAGATGACTTTTAGTTATATTAATTAAGATCATTGACTAATCGCACTGAAGTCGATATGTCCGAGTGGTTAAGGAGACAGACTTGAAATCTGTTGGGCTTCGCCCGCGCAGGTTCGAACCCTGCTGTTGAcgcttttcttctcttttttcgtTTTTGAATTGTGCTAAAGCATTTGCATGGCTAAGTacatattcaaagaatataatGTATTCGTATAAAATTAAGAGATGTAATCGAAAAAATGTGATTATCCCTATGGACTAAATCAGAAATTTTTAGTAATTTGGGAAGAAATAGGAATATGAAATAATTAGCTTCAAAAAGATTaggatttatataatttttacttatttaatttgtatttatttttaaattcttttatacaTATGCCCATTATACGGAATAAAAAGTTTGGATTGATAAAATCAAACTTCATACGAATTCAATGACTAAATAAAACAATGATAACTAATGAGTAAATCGATATAATATGAATCTTACATGGTTTAAATaatgtataaacaacataaattacATCCGTTTTGAAGTTAATTACTTCATATCTCCACTTTTCTCAATATAGTACTAAAAAATCTCTGATTTAATTCACACaaatacatcacttaattttatacAAATACGTCACATTCTTTTgaatacatcacttaattttatacGAATATATCACATTCTTATTTGATGTATCAGTGTGTTTaaattagagaagaaaatatgaaatgaaatgaaatgtaATTAAGTAAAAAAGCAGGGTTTTAAGTTTATAGGtattattatgtaattttggaacACAATGCATCAAGGAAAAATCATCCAAAGAGGCTGGGCTGATGGAGTAAATCCAGTCCCATTATTTTGGGCCCCCAAAAAGTAGTAGTGGCCCATATCTCTTTGCCGCGCAATCCCAAAAAGGGCGGAGGGCTCCTAAAATATCAGCAAGCGTGCTGTTGGACTTGCGTTCACACACGGCAGATCATATTGTGAGAACTCAAGCGACCCATTTTCCGATTTCTCAAAATGGATCCCGACGCCGTCGCGAAGGCATTCGTCGAGCACTACTACTCCACCTTCGATACCAATCGTGCTGGCCTTGCTAATCTCTATCAGGAAAGTTCTATGTTGCATTTTGAAGGTCAGAAGTATCAGGGAACTCAAAGCATCGCTAGTAAGCTCACCGGTCTTCCTTTTCAGCAGTGTAAGCATCAGATCAATACAGTTGATTGTCAGCCATCTGGTCCTGCTGGCGGCATGCTTGTTTTTGTTAGTGGTAATCTTAGCCTCCCCGGCGAACAGCACGCGCTCAAGTTCAGTCAGGTATTTTTTGCTGCTTCTAGTattaatctgtttgatatttattttaggaCTGTTTCCGATTGTTATAATGGCGGGCTATGTGGTTACTGGTTAGGGTAAAATTGCGTGTTTATTTCGCCATTTTAGGGTTTAATTAATTTTGCGTTTCCTTGTTGTGTTTGGTTTATGCGTTCGATATATTAGGGCTTATGTTCGTGTTGCGATTGATTATTCCTTGCTGTTTCCTTATAGAATGTTTTAGATCGGTTACTTACACAAGGATGTAAGGTGTCTAGATTTCATTTCTTAATGTCAGTTCATTGGAGTGAAATCCCGATACATGAATCTAACGACTACTGCAATCGACTTGTGTGGATAACACCAGTTC comes from Capsicum annuum cultivar UCD-10X-F1 chromosome 2, UCD10Xv1.1, whole genome shotgun sequence and encodes:
- the LOC107858859 gene encoding nuclear transport factor 2B translates to MDPDAVAKAFVEHYYSTFDTNRAGLANLYQESSMLHFEGQKYQGTQSIASKLTGLPFQQCKHQINTVDCQPSGPAGGMLVFVSGNLSLPGEQHALKFSQMFHLIPTGQGSFYVQNDIFRLNYA